The DNA region GGTACTTTCTTCGGTGCCTGAAATGATGTATTTTCCATCTTTACCTTTTGGTTCACCATTTTTAAATAATACGATCTTACCAGAAACGTCAATATCTTTATAACTGGAATAGTTATCGTCTTCAATTCCGTAGCCTACATACACTACTTCATCGGTATTTATAGTGCCGTTACTACCAGCAAATGAAACAAAATTATCGACTGTTTTAAAATCCTTTCCGTTTACATTTAGGGTAACTACTGGTGCTGCTGTTCTTTCAAGAGGAACTTCTTGATAATAATCGTTATTTGGCAAAGCAGCAGGTATGCTCAATTCCACATAATGTTTCTTTAAAAATTCAATTGCCTTTTTTTGTCCAGGTTCACCTGTATCTCTTCCTTCAAACTCATCCGAGGCATATACATATAGAGCCTCTTTTAATTCGGCAGCCGTAATGGTTTTGGCAAAATCAGTAACCGTCATTGCTGGTTTAGCAGGTGCTGCTGTTGTTTGTTTTGAGCTACTGCAACCTACCAATAAAGCTGAGATTGCTACTAGAGATAATAATTTTTTACTCATTAATTTTATATTTCCTTTAAGGAAATCGTGATTTTTCTTTGAAAAGTTCATTTAATCTTAGTTTAGTTAACTATTTGTTATTGTATTGTTGATATTCAGAAACTTAGTGCTGAATTTTCGGTGTACGATAATACGAAAAAATATAATAGTATTAAAGGTTTTATAGTAGTTTTTGATTGAATGTCGGAATTAACAATTTAACTTGACCGCTCAGAGATTTTCATTACAAATGAGAATAAGTAGTTATATACCCTTATTTTGAACGATATGATTAATTTCAGATTTAGATAAACCTAACTTGTTTTCAAGTACTTGAATGTATTCTTTAGACATGTAAAGTGGGTAGTCGGTTCCGAAAGTTATTCTATTATAACCTAATTTATTACAGTAACTCTTGAGTTCTTTAAATTCACTTTTTGTAAGTTTTTCAACTCCCTCACTATCTTTATCTAGAGCAACTGCTGAAATATCAAATAATATCGTATGTCTATTTGAAATTTTATCATTTCTATAAAGCCCTACAAATGTGTCAATAACATTTCTAGTTTTTTGATTAAATCCACCTGAAGTTCCAAAATGAGCAATTGTCAACTTAATAGGTTTCAAATCGACTAAAATAGAATCGACTAAAATTTCCACATCAGGTTTTCCAAATTTTGGATGCCAATTGTCAAAATGTAGTAGTATAGGTAAATTATTTTCAGCGGCAATTTTAAAAATAGATTTTACTTTTTTCAGGTGCTCATTTTCAGTCAAATACACTTGAGATGAGCTAAAATGAAGTTTCAAACCCCAATCCACATCTAATTTTAAGCATCTGTCAATTTCTTTTATTGCATATTCTTTTAATGGATCTATTGAGAAAAATGGTTTTACTTTTTTTCGATACTTCTTTGAAACCTCAAAAAGGTAATCATTTTCATACTTCAGTTTTTGATACTCATTTTCACCTTGATAAAATTCAGGACTTCCATAAACATAACCCATTCCTATAAGGTTTATATTATCTGCTTGATTTATTTTGAGAATAGTATCTATATCTGAATAAAACCTTTCAGGTTTTGAAAAAGGGATGCCTAAATTTTTCCAATCTTTAATTAATTCGTGACTCATTATATGAACGTGACCATCATAAACAGAGTAATTACCCTCTTGTTCGGCTGAAACCTGCTTACTTTTTTCTTTACAAGAAATAAAAACTAGAGGAACGACCAATAATATTCTATAAATTTTATTCATTTCAATATATTTTATAGTTAACACCTTAGACCCAAGACCCAGTATTTACGCTTTATTATACTAAGGCCTGATTGCAATCAATTTCCAATTTGTTTTTTTAATTCTAACTTGAGTTCTTTCGGAATATCATCCCAATTTAAGTCTAATAAAGCACCTTCTAATGAATAAAGGTAATAACAAATTGGCAAACGCTTTTTATCGTTTTTCTCAACCATTTGTTTATAGGCATTCACGGGAGTAACCTTTGCAAGATCCGTAAGGCAATAAATTCCAATTTCATTTAAGCGTTTGGCTATTGTTGGACCAATGTTTTTTGCTTCATTTATAGCTATGTTAATTTTCGAGTTCATATTTAATTATTTTCTGGTTTAGTGTATTTTACAATATCAATTCCAATTCCATTTGGGTCTTCTATAGCAAAATGTCTATCTCCCCAAGGTTCATTTCTTATTTCAACTTTTATTTCAACTCCTTTATTTTTTAATTCTTCATAAAGAGTGTCAACGTCATCCATTTCAATGGTCAGGTACA from Aureibaculum sp. 2308TA14-22 includes:
- a CDS encoding amidohydrolase family protein yields the protein MNKIYRILLVVPLVFISCKEKSKQVSAEQEGNYSVYDGHVHIMSHELIKDWKNLGIPFSKPERFYSDIDTILKINQADNINLIGMGYVYGSPEFYQGENEYQKLKYENDYLFEVSKKYRKKVKPFFSIDPLKEYAIKEIDRCLKLDVDWGLKLHFSSSQVYLTENEHLKKVKSIFKIAAENNLPILLHFDNWHPKFGKPDVEILVDSILVDLKPIKLTIAHFGTSGGFNQKTRNVIDTFVGLYRNDKISNRHTILFDISAVALDKDSEGVEKLTKSEFKELKSYCNKLGYNRITFGTDYPLYMSKEYIQVLENKLGLSKSEINHIVQNKGI
- a CDS encoding TfoX/Sxy family DNA transformation protein is translated as MNSKINIAINEAKNIGPTIAKRLNEIGIYCLTDLAKVTPVNAYKQMVEKNDKKRLPICYYLYSLEGALLDLNWDDIPKELKLELKKQIGN